The window CAAAGGAAAAGCATTGTCTGCATAAAAATGTACTTTGACAAATTCAGCACCCGGTTCCGCTTTCCATTCACTTCCATCTAACAGGAGAAAGGGAAGTCCATTCTCCATGGAAGTAGAAGTCACCATTGAAAAATGAAGTTTTTTCCCACAATTGACAACAAATGCTGTCAATAGGATCAAAACTAAAAGTAGGTTGGATTTGATTTTCATTGTTGGTCCTTTAAAATGTGCATTTAATGAACCGAATGTACGGAAAAACGCAAGGAATTTTTTTAAGGTTTTGTGTCTTCCAAGACTCTTTCCCAAGTTTCTGCATCTAGGGCTCCTAAAATCCATCTTCCATTCACCCAAAATGTGGGGACGGAACTGACACCTAATTTTTTAGCCTCCTCCCAATCCGCTTCCACTAAGTTTCGATAGCGAGCGTTAGATGTTTGGGAGATACATTCAGTAAAATAATTCCAATTGTTTGAAGAAATAGCTTCGCCTTTGGCTAAATGATTGGCATGTGCATATAATAATTGCATATGAAGAGAAAACTGTGTTGGATCCTTTTCCCATAAGCACCGCGATACAACTAATGGAATCAAACTTTGATCCGATTCTCCATCCAAAGGGAAGTCTTTATGGATGTAATGAATTTGTGTTTTGTATTTTAATAAGAGATTCTTTGTGTGCGGAAAGGTTTTTTTACAAAACCCACAAAGATAATCACTCCATTCCACAATTACCCATTTTGCTTTTTTGTTTCCGAATTGAGGTGAATATTGTACATCCAATTGAGTCAACAAATTTGATTTTGATTGGTATATTGGTTTTTGTTTGATATTAATATTTGTTTTGTGAAAGATTCGACTCCAAACAATTCTCATGCGAATGGATTCTCGCAAACGATCGATTGCATCTGTATCTGGGATGGAATTTCGCAATCGAACTTTTTCCCGCTGCCAGTATGTATTAATTTCCTGATCGGAAACTAAAGATTTTTCAGATTCTTTCCACTCTTGTAAATTTTTTCCAAGGGAATGGGCCTTCTCGTTTAATTGAGAGAGGTGCACATCCGAAGAAAGTGTTTCTTTGATCGAATCTTCAGAAGGTAAAGATTCTGGAAGGTAATTAGATTCAAATGAAGAACCTCCGCAAGATAAATACAAAAAGATCATGATGATGAGTTGCACAATCTGAATCATATCGGACTCACTCGATTGTCTCAAGTATTTTTGAGATGAAAGGATTTATTTTTTGATTGAATATAAGTTCAAAAAAAGTTTAGATTTTCTATTTATATGAAAACGAAAATAGTTTCTCGATTCTTACAAATCCTTGCTCTGTACATTTTTTTATCTTCGTCTTATTACGTTTTAGGAAGGATTTTCACCATTCGCGATGGAGAGAAAATTAACGGTAAGGTGGTAACTTCTTATAAAGAATTAGACTACAGCACTCAAACCAGCGGCAAACGTTATGGTACAAGTCACTACATTCTAAGACCAATCATCCAATACCAAATCAATGGAGAGACCAATGAAATTCATGGCGAAATTTTAGGTGAAGTAGGTAAGGAATACCAAATTGGCCAATCAGTCCCTTTATACTATCTTCCCAACCAACCTAGTTATGCGATCATCAATACTTTTTCTGAACTTTGGGCCAAACCGATTCAATCATTCATTTGGAGTATTATGATCTTTTTGATTGGGACTTTCTTAGATAAAATCATCAAAAACATCAAAGAAAAGGTTTCTGCTTTTTTCAATTCATTCTTGTTATAAGAGTATACTCGATATGAAAGTTCCAACGATGAAACCATTCCTAATATTTAAAAAAATCCAGTTGCCTGTATTTTTGATTCTCCTCTGCATTCACCCAAAGCTACTCTTTAGCCAAAGCAAAGACATGGTCAAACTAGAATGGTATCATTATATCTTACTTTCACCTGTTCTCATCATCGATGGCATAAAAAGAGGTTATGCCGAAACAAAAAAAAACATCCAAGAATACCAAACCCACCAGTCCTTACCTGAATTACACAAAGCAGTCATCCAGTCCGATTACGAAAAAACCAAATCCCTCGTGGAAAGTGGAGTTCATTTGGAAACGATAGACACCAAAGGAGCAACAGCATTATTTTATGCGATCGAATTGAATCGAATCAACATAGCTCGTTTCCTGATCACAAAGAATGCCAATGTGAATGTTTCGAATTTTCAAGGAAGGCCCGCGGCGCTTTCCGCAATCAAAAACAATCAATTTGATCTCATCAAAATGATGTTAGACCATGGATTGAACCTACAGAATCCAAAAACAGGTGATACCTTACTAACCATCGCTTGTGCTTTTAAACCAACTAATTTTAAACTCGTCCAACTTTTGATTGAGCGTGGTGTTGCTATCAATGCAAAAGACAAAAACCATTATTCTGCTTTGATGCATTTGACCACAAGAGAAGAACCGAATTTAGACATCATTCGATACACAATCAAAAAAGGTGCGGATGTAAATGCAAAAGATCAATTGGGAAGATCCATCCTTCGTTTACTTGTGGAAGCGAGAACTCAGAACTTAATATTAGTTCAAATTCTATTGGAAAATGGTGCTGATCTTTATGTTAAAGATAATGAAGGAAAAACTATTTTTGATTTTATCAATGCCTATTATGATTCCCCTGAAACAGATGATCTTGTTCTCCTTCTCAAACGATACAAAAAGAAACGGTAGAGATTAAAGGAGAACGCCTCATACCTCAGTTCACCCAATCGGTAATAAATCTTCACGATTTTTAAAAATAATTCTCGCTTAATTGAGTTCTTCTGCTCTCTTTAGCAACGAGGTAATTGAAATGAATCTTATTTTTTCAAATATAAAATGGATTATGTTGGGATCGGGTATCATTACTTGCTCTATGATTTTATCCGCATTACATCCGTCTTTAGGACTCAGTTTAACATTCGGCGAATCATTGGATGGGAATTTAGCAAATATCATTGTACGAAATTGGGGAGCTCTCATCGCATTAATCGGTGGAATGTTAGTTTACGGTGCTTATAATGAACCAAATCGCAATTTAGTGTTAGTTGCAGCATCCATCAGTAAAAGTACGTTTGTGTTCTTAAATTTAGTGTATGGACAAGCTTATTTTGCAAAATCTGGATTGGCTTTGGTTTTTGATTCCGTACTGGTCATCATTTTTGTCGCATATCTCTTGTTTCAGCCATCAAAAAAATAATTTGATTCGGTTGCGATAAATCCATTTGGCGCGCCGATTCAATCTTGACATTTTTTTGACTGGAATCAAAACTTTGAAGCTCATATGAAAACCAAAATGGACGTAAGACGATCACTTGGATTCCTAATTTTCTTTCTTTTTTCCACATTACTACTCCATTGTAGTTCTTTGGGTTTAAAAAAATCGGAACCGAATGACAGTATTGCGTATGTCACGGCAAAATCAGGATTATTCCTCCGAGAAAAGCCAGGTAAAATTTATCCTAAAATCACCTTAGTGCCATTTGGAAAAGAAATCATCATTCTTAAATATACTGATGTTGAAGATACAATCGAAAACATCCGAGCCAAATGGGTAGAAGTAAAGTACAAAGATTTTAAAGGTTATATGTTCAGTGGTTTTTTGTCAAATTCTCCATTCACCTATGGAATCAGCGACCAATTCCATTCCTCTAATGCAAAACCAGATGATCACTTTGATGCTTTAGATCCAAATTTATGCAAAAATGCATACGATAAAGTGTATTGTTTTTCCAATCACGGTTACAAATTACTGAAAGATGGTTACTACAAAAAAGCGACTACTTCGTTTACCTCTGGCCTAAACTTAGAACCAAATAACCATCATCTATTGATCAACAGAGGATATGCATACACGCTATTCGGTGATTATGAAAAAAGTTTAATCGATTTTGAAAAAGCAATCCAAGTCAATCCAAATGGATACCTAGCTTATTTCGACAGAGCAGTCGTATACACGAAATTAAAAAAATTCGATTTGGCTTTGTTAGATCTTAAAAAATCAATCCAACACAATTCCCAAAGTTGTATGTCTTATAACAATCTTGGTTGGGTCCATCTCTTAAGATCTGAATGGGAAAAAGCAAAAATCGAATTAGAAAAAGCGAGGGATTGTGATCCAGGTTCCCCATATCCTTATGCTAACCTTGCCATTTATCATTATATGACAAAAAAAGACAAAGTGCAAACTTTTGAATTACTAAAGAAAGCACTAGAACTTCATTATGACATTCGAATCCTTTATGACAATGAAGGAGATGGTCAATTTTATAAAGAATGGAATCAATCTCCTGAATTCCTTAAGTTCATCGATAAAAACAAACCTAACTGATTTTTATGATTATAGTAGCAGAATAGGTCTTTACGAATCCGACCCACAGCTAATATGCCAAAGAAACTGAATCGAGTTCCCCTCGCCTATAAGATCCAATGGCAGACCATAAAAACCATATGGAATTCTCTCCAATTCAAAGAGGTATTCCCTTTTTTATTTGAATTCATCAAAGTTCGATTTCGGATCCAACGTACAAAATTCTGGAAGGAATGGAAATCAAAACAACCAGACAAAACCAAACTCAAATTCTCATTGGATCTGATTGCATTTTATCTTGCATACAAAGACATAGCCGGTACGGAACGTGCGCTCCTTTTGGTATTGACTCTTTTAAAAAAACAATCTTCGGAAGTATTTTGGGAAGTTGTAGAACTCTTTCGACGGTATAGAATTAAAATTTTGTAGCAATTCAAAAAATACGTATCAATTCATGATTCCAGACGATTTCACTTCCTAAATTGGGTATTGTATTCTACCAAAACTAAATTAGGAAATAAATTGATGAATGCCCAAACTTTTAAACCCAAAAAACTCCAAAAACCAAAACAAATCCTCTGTGTGATCACATTTTTATTAGCGACGACATACAACTGCGCTACCAGTTTGTTACCAGTAAAAACATCAATTGAAAAGAAGGAAACCATTGCCGTCTTTGTGAACCTTGTCGAAGCGAAGCCCGCCTTAACCTATAAAGCAACAAGGAGCATCGCTTCCAAAAACATAGCGGAGTTCGACGAATTTTTTCCAATGTTCAAACAATTGGCTCAAAAGGAACTACCCGCAGTTAAATTTCTCGAACCTAAAACCACTCCCCAAGAAATCTTGGGTCAAACCGTTTACACATATGACTTCGGAAAAACGGGAGCAAAGATTGGAATTGAATTCATCCCTGCCACAACATACATGCTGAGTAATGAATCGGAATACACGTCAGAAAAACTTAAAAAACAATCTTTTGAACAGACAACAAAAATTGTGATTCGTTTCCGAGAGATCAATGGAGATCGACTTGGAAAATATATCGGGAGTCGATTAGGATATGAATTAGCATCAGCAACCATCAATGGTTCTTGTGACGAAGAATGTCCCAAAAATATCAATGCCATGATGGCCTTATCAAATCCAGGGAAACTAGCTCCCGCACTCAAAGCACAAATGCCTGAAAACTTAAAAAAAGTCATCCAAGAAATTCTAGCAAGTAAAGAAGATTAATCTCGAAGATTCAAAGTTGTAGGTGAATTGAATTTATAATAACCTACAATGTCATATTATATTTTTTCATTCCTTCCCATTTTGGCTCTGTTAAAAAAAACAATTTTCCATTTGGGCGTTCCCAATTGGATTTTGTTTCAGAAAAACATCCAATCTGGGTCGGGCTACTCCGGGGTCCGCTTACGCTTCCGTCCCCAGCCATCTAACGATGGCAGGCGACTAAACCCTGCGTATCCCTAACGTTAGATGGGAATCCAAGACCCGAAGGATGGATTCACACATTTTCATTTGGATTTTGATCGATAGATTTGAGGAGAAACTCCATACCGATCTTGAAAGAGTTTATGAAACGATGATTTAGAATTAAATCCAGAAGCATAGATGATATTTAGAATTGTCATCTCACGTTTTTCCAAAAGCATTTTCTCTGCTTCCAACAATCGGAATTGATTGATATAATTACGAAAAGAACAACCTAACTTCGTATTTAATATCTCTGAAAGTTGATGAGTATTGATTTCTAATCGTTTTGCCAAACTTGTTAATGTCAATCGATCATTCAAATACAGTCGATCCAATTTCATTAATTCTTCCATACGTTGTAAAACCATAGGAATATCAACTCCCTTCAACCTACTTTCTTTATAACGTGCATCACGTATTTCTGCTTTAAAATGACCTAGGTAATCTCTAAAATTCATTCTTACGATCAGTAACGTAACCAAAAGTAAGGTGAATGCAAAACAAGCAGGTAAAAAAAGATCCATAAAAGCCAATTGAGCCAAAACAAACAAAACTATTACAAAAAGGGAATAAATCAGTAAAAATAAAAATGGGTGGAATGAAGATTCGATTTTTCCCTTCGATTGCAATTTCCAACGGAGTACCCGAACCAATATCATCAGAATATAAATCAAAATCGATACAACTCCGAACCCTAGGAGAAAGTTGATCCAATCAGTAAAAGATTTTAGATTCGGATGATCAGAGGTCAAAGTAGAAAGCTGATATCCATCTGGTTTAAAACTATAAACCAAAAAGAGACACCAAATGCTTGGGATAAAATGTAAAAATCGGATTTTAAAAAAAGTTTCGCCACTCATTTCTTCAAAAAAAAGATAACTAAGAGGTCCTATGAGAAAAATACTCGGAACATGAATTCCATAGAAAAATGGAATGGAATGAATTTGGTTTGTCAATTCACAATAGATATGAAGTAACAAAACCGTCACAGAGAGAAATAAAAATATAGGTGGCGAATCATGGAAAACCAATTGAAAATAGTTTTTGTTTTTTCCAATCTCTTTCTGAATCGATTCAATCCAATACGAAATGGCCAATAAAAAAGATACCACCGCCCCTACAATTGGAATCAAATTCATAACACTATACAGGAATCGAAAAGAAGATTGTCTATTTTTTTAATCGAATCTTAGGTAAATTTGTTCCATCTGTATCCAAACGGACGACAAATTTCAAAATTTGAAAGATACTCTTTGCATGAACCAAATTCCAATGAAACAAAAAAGTCAATTCCTTCCCATTCATAAGAGAGCGAAATTCATTTCATTCCTTTCTGTCATTTGTTTGGTGGTGTGCCTCTTGACTCTTTCGCTTTATCCAGAATCGAATCCTAAAATCAAAAAAGAATTAGAAAACATACCCATTAAAGAGAAGCATAAAAAACCGATTGTCGCTGTCATTGGAGAGAATCAATATACGGAACTTACTGATTTTTTAATCCCTTTTGGAATCTTAAAACGTTCTGGTATTGTGAAGATCCACGCTTTGGCACCAAATCGAGGTATTATGAATTTGTTTCCTGCTCTCTCTCTGGAAATCGAAACTTCATTGGATGATTTTGATTCCTTACACCCTGAAGGTGCTGACCTTGTCATTGTGCCTGCCATTCATAATGCAAAAAATAAAACGATCATTCAATGGATCCAAAACCAATCAAAACGAGGGGCAACGATCGTCGGAATTTGTGATGGAGTCTGGACTTTAGGACATGCAGGTCTTTTGAAAGATAAAAACGCAACAGGCCATTGGTATTCTATGGATGGTCTGAAAAACCAATTTACTGATACAAAATGGACTCAAAACAGAAGGTATGTCCAAGACCAAAATATCATTACGACAACGGGAGTCACCGCATCCCTTCCTATATCCATTGCGATCATCGAATTTTTAGCAGATCAAAAAAAGGCCAAAAGAGTGGCAGAGGAATTTGGCATACCCAACTGGTCTGCAAACCACAATTCAGAAGAGTTTGATTTCACTTGGAAACATTATCTAACTGCCGCAAAAAACCTAACTTTTGTTTGGAATTACGAAACCATTGGAATGAATCTTTACGAAGGCATCGATGAAGTATCTTTAGCGCTCCTTGCCGACTCCTACTCACGCACCTACAAATCAAAAGCAGTCGCGATCGGCAACCATCCCTTTCGAACAAAATCAGGGATTCTCATTTTACCAGAAACAAAAGAAGAAGAAACAAACAAAATCGATTTGAATGTAAAGATTCCAATCGACCAAAAACCATTTGTTTTGTTCTTAGAGAACCTCCACGAAATCCAAAAAAGATATGGGAAAAGTACCTTCCAATTTGTAGCAACACAATTGGAATTTTCAATGTAGTAGAAGTGGACAATTTATGTGAGTATTTTTTTAAAGTCTTTACCTCTGTTAGGTGAAACAAAAAAAAAGAATAGAGAATGAAGCCATTTCCTCTATTTTGAAATCTTAAAACTGCTCACGATTTGTTTTACCTCTTCCAAGATAGGTTCAAAATCATTTTGAACCATTCCGGATCCAATCATGTAAAAATAACCTTTCCTTGGAAAAATCCAAATCGCAGAAACCACCTGGGTTTCGTTTTGATCTTCGTCCATAATGATATGGGAAAAAAGAGCAAATCCAGCTAAATTTCCATTGATCCGAACTGCTTTAGGTTCGATTAGGTATTCAAATTTTTTAAGAGCCATGGACACTCGGAACAAATAGGTTCGAAGATCCACTGGTATATTATGAAACTCTAATTCTGATTTTAGAGCTTTGATATTGATGATAGTTAAATATTGATCAATCTCTGGGTCGCCCTTCCGAATGGAAAACAAAGGAAGTTCATTATTTTCATGTAATAGTTTTGTAAATGTCTTCGATTCCAAATGTAATTGATTTTTACTATCTCGAAACTCCTCATCTGTTACATCTTCCCAA of the Leptospira biflexa serovar Patoc strain 'Patoc 1 (Paris)' genome contains:
- a CDS encoding thioredoxin domain-containing protein, producing MIQIVQLIIMIFLYLSCGGSSFESNYLPESLPSEDSIKETLSSDVHLSQLNEKAHSLGKNLQEWKESEKSLVSDQEINTYWQREKVRLRNSIPDTDAIDRLRESIRMRIVWSRIFHKTNINIKQKPIYQSKSNLLTQLDVQYSPQFGNKKAKWVIVEWSDYLCGFCKKTFPHTKNLLLKYKTQIHYIHKDFPLDGESDQSLIPLVVSRCLWEKDPTQFSLHMQLLYAHANHLAKGEAISSNNWNYFTECISQTSNARYRNLVEADWEEAKKLGVSSVPTFWVNGRWILGALDAETWERVLEDTKP
- a CDS encoding DUF3592 domain-containing protein, with protein sequence MKTKIVSRFLQILALYIFLSSSYYVLGRIFTIRDGEKINGKVVTSYKELDYSTQTSGKRYGTSHYILRPIIQYQINGETNEIHGEILGEVGKEYQIGQSVPLYYLPNQPSYAIINTFSELWAKPIQSFIWSIMIFLIGTFLDKIIKNIKEKVSAFFNSFLL
- a CDS encoding ankyrin repeat domain-containing protein; translated protein: MKVPTMKPFLIFKKIQLPVFLILLCIHPKLLFSQSKDMVKLEWYHYILLSPVLIIDGIKRGYAETKKNIQEYQTHQSLPELHKAVIQSDYEKTKSLVESGVHLETIDTKGATALFYAIELNRINIARFLITKNANVNVSNFQGRPAALSAIKNNQFDLIKMMLDHGLNLQNPKTGDTLLTIACAFKPTNFKLVQLLIERGVAINAKDKNHYSALMHLTTREEPNLDIIRYTIKKGADVNAKDQLGRSILRLLVEARTQNLILVQILLENGADLYVKDNEGKTIFDFINAYYDSPETDDLVLLLKRYKKKR
- a CDS encoding SH3 domain-containing protein — protein: MKTKMDVRRSLGFLIFFLFSTLLLHCSSLGLKKSEPNDSIAYVTAKSGLFLREKPGKIYPKITLVPFGKEIIILKYTDVEDTIENIRAKWVEVKYKDFKGYMFSGFLSNSPFTYGISDQFHSSNAKPDDHFDALDPNLCKNAYDKVYCFSNHGYKLLKDGYYKKATTSFTSGLNLEPNNHHLLINRGYAYTLFGDYEKSLIDFEKAIQVNPNGYLAYFDRAVVYTKLKKFDLALLDLKKSIQHNSQSCMSYNNLGWVHLLRSEWEKAKIELEKARDCDPGSPYPYANLAIYHYMTKKDKVQTFELLKKALELHYDIRILYDNEGDGQFYKEWNQSPEFLKFIDKNKPN
- a CDS encoding AraC family transcriptional regulator — protein: MNLIPIVGAVVSFLLAISYWIESIQKEIGKNKNYFQLVFHDSPPIFLFLSVTVLLLHIYCELTNQIHSIPFFYGIHVPSIFLIGPLSYLFFEEMSGETFFKIRFLHFIPSIWCLFLVYSFKPDGYQLSTLTSDHPNLKSFTDWINFLLGFGVVSILIYILMILVRVLRWKLQSKGKIESSFHPFLFLLIYSLFVIVLFVLAQLAFMDLFLPACFAFTLLLVTLLIVRMNFRDYLGHFKAEIRDARYKESRLKGVDIPMVLQRMEELMKLDRLYLNDRLTLTSLAKRLEINTHQLSEILNTKLGCSFRNYINQFRLLEAEKMLLEKREMTILNIIYASGFNSKSSFHKLFQDRYGVSPQIYRSKSK
- a CDS encoding DJ-1/PfpI family protein — encoded protein: MKQKSQFLPIHKRAKFISFLSVICLVVCLLTLSLYPESNPKIKKELENIPIKEKHKKPIVAVIGENQYTELTDFLIPFGILKRSGIVKIHALAPNRGIMNLFPALSLEIETSLDDFDSLHPEGADLVIVPAIHNAKNKTIIQWIQNQSKRGATIVGICDGVWTLGHAGLLKDKNATGHWYSMDGLKNQFTDTKWTQNRRYVQDQNIITTTGVTASLPISIAIIEFLADQKKAKRVAEEFGIPNWSANHNSEEFDFTWKHYLTAAKNLTFVWNYETIGMNLYEGIDEVSLALLADSYSRTYKSKAVAIGNHPFRTKSGILILPETKEEETNKIDLNVKIPIDQKPFVLFLENLHEIQKRYGKSTFQFVATQLEFSM